Proteins co-encoded in one Spirosoma endbachense genomic window:
- the thiS gene encoding sulfur carrier protein ThiS, whose protein sequence is MLVSVNNQSVEMPSAASLSSLLIQLALADQKGIAVAVNNAIVSRTDWSQYILSGNDKVTILQATQGG, encoded by the coding sequence ATGCTCGTTTCAGTCAACAACCAATCCGTTGAAATGCCCTCGGCAGCTTCGCTAAGCAGTCTGCTGATCCAATTAGCCCTTGCCGACCAGAAAGGCATTGCCGTAGCCGTAAACAACGCCATTGTTTCCCGCACGGACTGGTCGCAGTATATCTTATCGGGAAACGATAAAGTCACCATTCTACAAGCCACCCAGGGAGGATAA
- a CDS encoding Gfo/Idh/MocA family protein — MENSRREFIKKAALSTAGLTVGGLATGMSAKSYAKIIGANERLNVAIAGLGRRLEAYYEPISKKNSNVELVYLCDVMKKQRESALQKFSKHIDYKPKLENDIRKVIADKNVDVLINATPDHWHAPGTWLAIQGGKHVYVEKPCSQNPREGELLVEFQKKYNKVVQMGNQQRSALESIDIVNQIHNGVIGKAYKAVAFYANNRGEVPIPKKAPVPDGLDWDLFQGPAPRTDYTHDTWDYNWHWYGWLYGTAESGNNATHELDVARWALQVEFPEYVTVEAAKRYFPEDGWAVYDTMDATFRFPGDKIIKWDGKSRNGHKTYGSDRGTIIYGTNGTVYVDRGGYKLFNRDGKMIKDSKATGSEAGTALGGGGDMTTRHIQNFFEAIRGKEKQNSTIEEGARSTLLCHLANIAFRTNKSFAVDAKNGHIQDKDAMKLWSREYEKGWEPKL; from the coding sequence ATGGAAAATTCAAGACGAGAGTTTATCAAGAAAGCGGCCCTGAGTACGGCTGGGCTAACGGTTGGCGGATTGGCAACTGGCATGTCTGCCAAGAGCTATGCCAAAATAATTGGGGCCAACGAGCGGCTGAACGTCGCTATTGCCGGATTGGGTCGTCGGCTGGAGGCCTATTACGAACCGATCTCCAAAAAGAACAGTAACGTCGAACTGGTGTACCTCTGCGATGTGATGAAGAAACAGCGGGAGTCGGCACTTCAGAAGTTTTCGAAGCATATCGACTACAAACCGAAGCTGGAAAACGACATCCGGAAGGTCATCGCCGACAAAAATGTGGATGTGCTCATCAATGCCACGCCCGATCACTGGCATGCCCCCGGCACCTGGCTGGCCATCCAGGGAGGAAAGCATGTGTACGTCGAAAAACCCTGTAGTCAGAATCCCCGCGAAGGCGAACTGCTGGTCGAGTTTCAGAAAAAATACAATAAAGTCGTACAGATGGGGAATCAGCAACGTTCGGCGCTGGAATCCATCGACATCGTCAACCAGATCCACAACGGGGTGATTGGCAAAGCCTATAAAGCCGTGGCATTCTATGCCAATAACCGGGGCGAGGTGCCCATTCCGAAGAAAGCACCCGTTCCGGACGGCCTCGACTGGGATTTATTTCAGGGGCCAGCTCCCCGCACCGACTACACACACGATACCTGGGATTACAACTGGCACTGGTACGGCTGGCTCTACGGAACGGCCGAAAGTGGTAATAACGCCACCCACGAACTAGACGTGGCCCGCTGGGCATTGCAGGTAGAATTTCCTGAATACGTGACCGTTGAAGCCGCCAAGCGGTATTTCCCCGAAGATGGCTGGGCTGTTTATGATACGATGGATGCGACGTTCCGGTTTCCGGGTGACAAAATCATCAAGTGGGATGGCAAGAGCCGGAATGGGCATAAAACATACGGCAGCGACCGGGGAACCATCATTTACGGGACCAATGGAACCGTGTATGTCGATCGGGGCGGGTATAAACTGTTTAACCGCGACGGCAAAATGATAAAGGATAGTAAGGCGACCGGCTCAGAAGCGGGAACGGCCCTGGGTGGTGGTGGCGATATGACCACCCGACATATCCAGAATTTCTTCGAGGCTATTCGGGGGAAGGAGAAGCAGAACTCGACGATTGAAGAAGGAGCCCGGAGTACGCTGCTCTGCCACCTGGCAAACATTGCCTTCCGGACCAATAAATCATTCGCGGTTGACGCGAAAAATGGCCATATTCAGGATAAGGACGCCATGAAACTGTGGAGTCGTGAGTATGAAAAAGGCTGGGAGCCAAAATTATAA
- the thiC gene encoding phosphomethylpyrimidine synthase ThiC, with protein sequence MSQKTEQPEQPAITRQPLTGSRKIYVPGQLHDIRVAMREIILSDTVAHGHTGSKPSRQPNAPVTVYDTSGPYTDPDAVIDLQRGLPRLREPWITGREDVEPLAAFSSAYSNQRLGNQTLDSLRFAHIRHPYCAKAGQNVTQLHYARKGIITPEMEYIAIRENQRNDSLNDQSTLWQQHPGMSFGANTPKQVITPEFVRQEVAAGRAIIPANINHPESEPMIIGRNFLVKINTNIGNSVVWSSIEEEVEKAVWSCRWGGDTLMDLSTGKNIHETREWIIRNCPVPVGTVPIYQALEKVNGKAEALTWELFRDTLIEQAEQGVDYFTIHAGVLLRYIPLTARRVTGIVSRGGSIMAKWCLAHHQENFLYTHFEEICAIMKAYDVSFSLGDGLRPGSIADANDAAQFAELETLGELTKIAWKHDVQVMIEGPGHVPMHLIKENMDKQLQCCEEAPFYTLGPLTTDIAPGYDHITSGIGAAMIGWFGTAMLCYVTPKEHLGLPNKKDVKDGVITYKIAAHAADLAKGHPGAQYRDNALSKARFEFRWDDQFNLSLDPDTARAFHDETLPAEGAKIAHFCSMCGPNFCSMKITQDVRDYAEQHALGHDEVFDKAMQAKAKEFAEQGNQLYL encoded by the coding sequence ATGAGCCAGAAAACCGAACAACCTGAACAGCCCGCCATTACGCGCCAGCCCCTGACGGGTTCCCGTAAAATTTACGTGCCGGGCCAATTGCACGACATCCGCGTAGCCATGCGGGAGATTATCCTCTCGGATACGGTAGCGCATGGGCATACGGGATCTAAACCGAGCCGCCAGCCCAACGCGCCCGTAACCGTCTATGACACCAGTGGTCCCTATACCGATCCCGACGCGGTGATCGATCTGCAACGGGGCCTCCCCCGACTGCGTGAACCCTGGATTACCGGCCGGGAAGATGTGGAGCCATTAGCAGCCTTCTCATCGGCGTACAGTAATCAGCGGTTGGGCAACCAAACACTTGACTCCCTGCGCTTTGCCCACATCCGTCACCCCTATTGCGCCAAAGCCGGTCAAAATGTAACGCAGCTGCACTACGCCCGAAAGGGGATTATCACCCCCGAAATGGAGTACATCGCTATTCGGGAGAACCAGCGCAACGATAGTCTGAATGATCAATCTACCCTCTGGCAGCAACATCCGGGCATGAGCTTCGGGGCGAATACACCCAAACAGGTTATCACGCCGGAGTTTGTCCGACAGGAAGTTGCTGCCGGTCGAGCCATTATTCCGGCCAACATCAATCATCCGGAAAGTGAACCGATGATTATCGGGCGAAATTTTCTGGTCAAGATCAACACCAATATCGGCAACTCCGTTGTCTGGTCAAGTATTGAGGAGGAGGTCGAAAAAGCCGTATGGAGCTGCCGCTGGGGTGGCGATACACTGATGGATCTATCAACGGGAAAGAATATTCACGAAACACGCGAGTGGATCATTCGCAACTGCCCGGTACCGGTCGGAACGGTACCGATCTATCAGGCCCTTGAAAAAGTGAATGGCAAGGCAGAAGCCCTAACGTGGGAATTGTTCCGTGATACGCTCATTGAGCAGGCCGAACAGGGCGTCGATTATTTCACGATTCACGCGGGTGTTCTGCTTCGGTATATTCCCCTGACGGCCCGCCGGGTAACGGGCATTGTGTCGCGCGGGGGGAGCATCATGGCCAAGTGGTGTCTGGCTCATCATCAGGAGAATTTTCTGTATACGCATTTTGAGGAGATTTGCGCCATCATGAAAGCCTATGATGTGTCGTTTTCGCTGGGCGACGGCCTAAGGCCTGGCTCTATTGCCGACGCCAACGATGCGGCCCAGTTCGCGGAGCTGGAAACCCTGGGGGAACTGACAAAAATCGCCTGGAAGCACGATGTGCAGGTAATGATCGAAGGCCCTGGCCATGTGCCGATGCACCTCATCAAAGAGAACATGGATAAACAGCTGCAGTGCTGCGAGGAGGCTCCATTTTATACCCTCGGCCCACTGACAACCGACATTGCCCCTGGTTATGACCACATTACGTCGGGCATCGGCGCGGCCATGATCGGCTGGTTCGGGACGGCCATGCTTTGTTACGTGACCCCTAAAGAACACCTCGGTCTGCCGAATAAAAAGGACGTGAAAGACGGCGTGATCACCTATAAGATTGCGGCCCACGCAGCCGATCTGGCGAAAGGACATCCGGGTGCGCAGTACCGCGATAATGCGCTGAGCAAGGCCCGCTTTGAATTCCGCTGGGACGATCAGTTCAATCTCTCGCTCGATCCGGACACGGCACGGGCTTTTCATGACGAAACCTTACCGGCCGAAGGAGCCAAAATTGCGCATTTCTGCTCGATGTGCGGCCCCAATTTCTGTTCGATGAAAATCACCCAGGATGTACGCGATTATGCCGAGCAGCATGCGCTGGGCCACGACGAAGTATTCGATAAAGCAATGCAGGCCAAAGCAAAGGAATTTGCCGAACAGGGCAATCAGCTTTACCTATGA
- a CDS encoding TIM barrel protein, translating into MTTRRSFLKSAGGSAALATMSPAAIASVNSAEQHNAPSEDLFKLGMAGYTFVNFNLDQSLEMMKKTDVHYLCIKDFHLPLTSTPEQITAFHEKLAKSGVTGYAVGPIYMKTTQEVDNAFAYAKRVGVKLIIGVPNTELLPYVDKKVKEYDFRYAIHNHGPDIALYPNAVSIYSAIKDLDARIGFCFDMGHDRRNGDDPVADLQTYAKRIFDIHLKNVTAATKEGKTCELGRGVIDIPAFVDMLRKVKYEGSCSLEYEKDMKDPLAGIAESVGYFKGVCDASRKRKS; encoded by the coding sequence ATGACGACACGACGATCGTTTCTAAAAAGTGCCGGAGGCAGTGCCGCGCTGGCCACTATGAGCCCGGCCGCAATTGCTTCGGTGAACAGTGCTGAACAGCACAACGCACCCAGTGAAGATTTGTTTAAGCTGGGCATGGCCGGCTACACCTTTGTTAATTTCAATCTGGATCAGTCGCTTGAGATGATGAAGAAAACGGATGTACACTATTTGTGCATCAAGGATTTTCATCTGCCCTTAACCAGCACACCCGAACAAATCACGGCCTTTCACGAAAAGTTAGCTAAATCGGGGGTTACGGGCTATGCCGTCGGCCCGATCTACATGAAAACGACCCAGGAAGTCGACAATGCATTTGCGTACGCCAAACGGGTTGGGGTAAAACTGATCATCGGCGTTCCGAATACGGAGTTATTACCCTATGTCGACAAGAAAGTGAAAGAGTATGATTTCCGGTACGCCATTCACAACCATGGCCCTGATATTGCGCTGTACCCCAATGCTGTATCAATATACAGTGCTATTAAGGATCTGGACGCCCGAATCGGATTCTGTTTCGACATGGGCCATGACCGGCGCAATGGCGACGATCCCGTTGCCGATCTGCAAACGTACGCCAAGCGCATTTTTGATATCCATCTCAAAAACGTAACGGCGGCTACCAAAGAAGGAAAAACCTGCGAACTGGGCCGGGGCGTCATCGATATACCGGCTTTTGTCGACATGCTGCGGAAGGTGAAATACGAGGGTAGCTGTAGTCTGGAATACGAAAAAGACATGAAAGATCCGCTTGCCGGCATTGCCGAGTCGGTCGGTTATTTCAAAGGCGTTTGTGATGCCTCCCGCAAACGAAAGTCGTAA
- a CDS encoding polysaccharide pyruvyl transferase family protein, which produces MASRRDFIKQSALSSAVTLWPDKNPLLLPENPRGSQKESPVIILRSSWGDGNIGDQGHTPGTIRLLTQSVPNAEILLWHTDPRPETEKLIRKNFPKVTIIRGKFYEPEKPFEGEIREAFERADLFLFNSGMAMNFGLYGKDWAGNMSSLTPYIYCAENNIPFGIYGQSFDRFDFPSMYAYRNVLSQAAFVYCRDGESLKFLKENKFRTPVLEFGPDGCFGINVRDEEKGLAYLKKSGLDKQTFLAVVILTNTPYANRRSNAIDLIKSVAELQEQDNERMAKIRVMITSWVRDTGLKVLLAPEVTKEIETAKSFLYDQLPDDVKANVVWRDTFWNADEALSVYARAHTIYGMEPHSLIMGLTLGVPVLHAWPPSHGRKAWMFRDIGLPDWLFQVDESSADDWTKQLRLIHQDYAGAKKKVAKAMDFVHHRQASTMQVINKAIQNRQKTSRQ; this is translated from the coding sequence ATGGCATCAAGACGGGATTTTATAAAGCAATCGGCCCTATCCTCCGCAGTAACGTTATGGCCCGACAAGAACCCCTTGCTCCTCCCAGAGAATCCGCGCGGTTCCCAGAAGGAAAGCCCGGTCATTATTCTGCGCTCCTCGTGGGGCGATGGCAATATTGGCGATCAGGGGCATACCCCTGGCACCATCCGGCTGCTGACGCAATCGGTTCCCAACGCCGAAATTCTCCTGTGGCATACCGACCCGCGCCCCGAAACCGAAAAACTCATCCGTAAAAACTTCCCGAAGGTGACCATCATCCGGGGGAAGTTTTATGAACCGGAAAAACCATTCGAGGGTGAGATCCGGGAAGCCTTTGAGCGAGCCGATCTGTTCCTGTTCAATTCGGGGATGGCCATGAATTTTGGGCTGTATGGCAAAGACTGGGCAGGGAACATGTCTAGCCTGACTCCGTATATCTACTGCGCCGAAAATAACATCCCGTTTGGCATTTACGGCCAGTCATTCGATCGCTTCGATTTTCCGTCCATGTACGCGTATCGAAACGTGCTGAGCCAGGCCGCGTTTGTCTATTGCCGCGATGGCGAGTCGCTTAAATTCCTGAAAGAAAACAAGTTCCGGACGCCCGTGCTTGAGTTCGGGCCGGATGGTTGTTTTGGGATCAATGTGCGCGATGAAGAAAAAGGACTGGCGTATCTGAAAAAGTCGGGGCTCGATAAGCAAACATTTCTGGCCGTTGTGATCCTTACCAATACGCCCTACGCCAACCGGCGATCCAATGCCATCGACCTTATCAAATCGGTTGCTGAGTTACAGGAGCAGGACAACGAGCGGATGGCTAAAATTCGGGTGATGATCACCAGTTGGGTGCGCGATACGGGGCTAAAGGTGCTGCTGGCCCCCGAAGTGACCAAAGAAATCGAAACCGCCAAAAGCTTCCTCTACGATCAGTTACCCGATGATGTAAAAGCAAACGTGGTCTGGCGCGATACGTTCTGGAATGCCGACGAAGCCCTGTCCGTCTACGCCCGGGCGCATACTATTTATGGGATGGAGCCGCATTCACTCATTATGGGACTGACCCTGGGTGTACCCGTTCTACACGCCTGGCCACCCTCACACGGGCGAAAGGCGTGGATGTTCCGCGACATTGGCTTACCCGACTGGCTGTTTCAGGTCGACGAATCGTCAGCCGACGACTGGACGAAGCAACTGCGGTTAATCCATCAGGATTATGCCGGAGCGAAGAAAAAAGTTGCGAAAGCGATGGATTTTGTGCACCACCGGCAAGCCTCAACCATGCAGGTGATCAATAAAGCGATTCAGAATCGGCAAAAAACGAGCCGCCAATGA